The genomic window TCCAGGCAGGTAGCCTCGCACTCATGGACGACAGCGACCTCGCGGGCTCCCTGCTCGCGGCCCTGCCCGTGTCGGGGGTGTCCGTCGCGACGATGGGCGGGCTGCTGCGCACCGAGACGGTGTCGGCGAGCGACCCGGTCGCGGCGCGGCTCGACGAGCTGCAGTTCGACCTCGGCGAGGGGCCCTGCTGGGACGCCGTCAGCGAGCGCCGCCCCGTCTTCGAGGCCAACCTCAGGATCGCGCCGCGTCGCACCTGGCCGGCCTTCTCCCGGGCCCTGCTCGAACACGGCTCCGTCGAGGCCCTGCACGCGTTCCCCCTGCTGCTCGGGCCCCTCGCCCTCGGCGCGATGGAGCTCTGGTGCGACCGCCCGGGCGACCTCCCCGACGAGAGCGCGCGCCGCGCCTCCGCCCTGGCCGGGCAGGTCAGCCGCCACCTGCTGCGGCGCGCGGTCAGCGACGTGGCGGACGACCAGGCCGAGGAGGTGCGGGTCGACAAGTACTCCCGGCGTCGCATCCACCAGGCGACCGGCATGGTGCTCGCCCAGGCCGACCTCTCGGCCGAGGACGCCGAGCTGCTGCTGCAGGGCCACGCCTTCGCGGAGGGCGTGCCGATGAGTGAGGTCGCCGACGCCGTGCTCTCGGGCCGGCTCCGCTTCTCCTCCGAGCCCGACGGGATCGAGGAGCGATGAGCGACGCCGGCCGCGACGCCACAGGGGAGGCCGGCCGCGAGGCCGTGCTCGTCGACACCTTCGCCGCCCTGGCCGACAGCCTCGTCGCCGGGTTC from Frigoribacterium sp. PvP032 includes these protein-coding regions:
- a CDS encoding ANTAR domain-containing protein codes for the protein MDDSDLAGSLLAALPVSGVSVATMGGLLRTETVSASDPVAARLDELQFDLGEGPCWDAVSERRPVFEANLRIAPRRTWPAFSRALLEHGSVEALHAFPLLLGPLALGAMELWCDRPGDLPDESARRASALAGQVSRHLLRRAVSDVADDQAEEVRVDKYSRRRIHQATGMVLAQADLSAEDAELLLQGHAFAEGVPMSEVADAVLSGRLRFSSEPDGIEER